Part of the Dreissena polymorpha isolate Duluth1 chromosome 12, UMN_Dpol_1.0, whole genome shotgun sequence genome, atttaaatttattatactactactactactactactactactactccttctgctgctgctgttgctgctgctactactactactactataactattactactactactgctactactactactactactaccacgactactactactactactacttctaatgctACTACTATAATAGCAAGCCCATCTGGCGTTATGTAAAATCTAAACGACAAGACAGTGTTGGTGTAGCTCCTTTAAAGAAAAAGGGCAAACTGTTGAATGATGCTAAGGACAAAGCAGAAATACTATTTGATCAATTCAGTTCTGTGTTCACGAAACGCTCTAAGCGCAAGTTACCATCGCTAGAAAAGATTTATAAACATTCTTTACCGAATTTAAATATCACGGTACCCGGCGTTACAAAACTTGTATCGAACACTTTAAAAGCCGTTGGACCAGATAACATCTCAAATGTTATTCTCAAAAACTATTTAAAGCATCATGCACCAGCATTTACATCGATATTTCAAAAATCTGTTCAAACTGGAGAACTTCCTCGTGAACATTGGCCTGTCCTACTTACCTCATGTGGCATTACCACATCCAGCTCATCATTCAACAAAATATGGCTCAATGGGTTGCTTAAGCATCCGGACTGACACAAAACCTTGTCACAGAAAAAAGAAACGTCAAAACCATAGTACGGGGGtaataaacgaaaacaaaataTTGGGGGGTCGGAAAGAACTCTTTATGCTGgaagcaataattatttaaagcatTCTACAACCCGACCGAGCCATAGAGGAGTCAGATAACAACCGCAGCCAAGAGAACAAAATCAGCACGACCCTGTGCGTAATGATCAAGCTGGATAAATATGACATCAAATCTGACAATGGAGAAAGACACCACAGACTCGTTGACGGTGACCTTAAACGGTAAAATGACAAGAGCAGCAGGTATCAGAAGATCACATTTGAAGAAAAAGGAAGGACCTTTAGAGGACAGTTTACTGCAAAATCTTTGACTCGTCAAGGGCACTATAAGAAGATGTCCGGTAGAAAGATAGACAAAGGACCCGTAATTACACCAACGcgcatttcaaatatatttgataatgcTGGCAGTGTGACCAGTTTATATTATTATTGCTGGAAAGCAATTCAATTGGTTAATATAAACCAAAAATTACCGAAACAGAAGACGAATCAGATTTAAATCTTATAGAAGTAAATATCTTTAGATCATGTATATACtagataaatatttattatgcatACATGTTGCTGCACGGTTTCTCAGGAATCGGCTATTGTTCTTTGAGTTGATCTAATAGTTGGtcataaaaataatgatatatcGGCACGGCAAAATATGTCACTGGCGTTGGGTTGCGATTTCGAAGTTATGTtgtaacattaaattattttacatCTTTTATTTCGTGCATATTTATACAATCAAGCTATTCATAAACAATGCAATCCCAACGCAATTACTAAAATATCCAACCATATATCCGCCAATAGATCTATCCATGGCTTCTATGTTGCTTCTTGATTCCGTATTTCGTATGTGCTCTGCCCTTGGATTTTCTTCATGACTTAATTCCTTCAGACCAATACCACATTGAATAAATCTAAGCATATCGCAATCACCTGAAATCAATTTCTGTTTTAGCTTTCATAATTTCTTTCCCTGTGTTGTGGAATAACTATGCCCGACTCGTTCGAAACGGGTTATTAAGCATCGGATCAGTCGATTCTTTCGGCCAACTTGTTCGTAGTCAAATGCAATATCGAATTAGGAAAACAAGTGTGTTAATGATAGAAAATAACTTATTCCTTGATCCAACAGATCCGGCAATAAGATCAAAATCAAAAGATTTAAATGAGTTTGTACTTCTATAATAATGATTGCGATATAATTTGCGCAAATAATACGTGTAAAAATATAAGTTCAAAACCGCGCGAAAATTATGATGCATGTAAAATGTCGCTTCATCCGCGTGTAAAGCGCAGTAAATTTAAACTGAATATTTATCTTTTCAACAAGGGTTGATGTTCTTTTTATTGTCATGCACGTTGTCTGTCGGCGTATTTATAAACGCACATATGTATTTGCAAACTGTTATCAAATATATAGTGAAGTACTTTCAATAACTTCCGTTTTATATCGATATGAATCACGGTATAAGTATCTTTCAACATCGAAACACAGTTTACTTGACCTAGTTTATTACAAATGCTAATGCATTCAGTTGTGCTGCCAAGATATCCTATGCATATTGTACATTGGTTAAGATCAGTGCCATGCATGCACATTAATTTGAATTGAGCGTGTTTTCAAATTGTACATCAATTTAACTTTGAAAATCGGAACTTGAAATGTGAGTCTCGATCTCAATCATTTATCATACCATAACGCTTAATTCGACCTGACACAAAGGGTCCTGAATTATGGTTTTATGAATTCAGTTGGGGTTTATATCAGTCGATGTTTTGGATATTCGTCATAATACTCGAAATCACGTATGGAGCTATCAGTTTTTGTACAAATAAATCAGAGTAAACATAACAACAATCAAATACcaaatgttttacatttagaCAAAAAAAGCTATAACAACagcagaaaaaaaaaacgtttatttacaaCATCAATTGCATGAGTTAATGAAGTTATGATGAACACTTCAAACATGTCATGCAACATATTCATTCCTGCAGAGTCGAGCgagtatatattattattcctTTAAAACTTGGTAAGGGTAGGTATAATTAGCTGAAACACTTTTTACTACtctatgttttaataatatatcaggtcccgtgttcacaaaacagtttttgcaatcgaaaatcaatTTTGCTTGTCATTAAAAATGGATTCCATTGTAgatgataggcaaaaatgaaaatcaatgtcagttaaaatcgatttttgaACACGGggtcaggctcggcacgaataaaaaaCGACTCGTCCAGCATCAACGTTAATTATTGTAAGCCGCATTATGTCcaattttaaatatgtgtttgtgtgtgATCCATATTGAATGTCGATTAAAAACTGTTCCAATGAATCgctgttgttattgttttcttatttaccCTACATCCAAAGCGCAAACCATGCCAAGTTtataccatatatataatatgcatttaaagGTTGTGTTGTTAAGTTGCAGTCACTTGAAAATTCAACTCATACAAAACAATGCGACACAACTTTTCACTATTCTGTCCTATATTCGAAGCTCAATACGTAACGTTTctttcaaaacaatttattttgaattagCTATTAATTATATCACACAAGGAAAATATATTTCGAATCTCACATTATACAAATGTCTCATTGTGCACGCTTTTGTGATTGTACGAAACATATTTAGCAATATCTCTAACGAGCGGTTTAACTTTAGGTTGAGAGAATCGCAGCATGTAACTGGGTTATAGTACAAGTCTGATTATATTTCAGGTTTATGAACAAAACAACGCGTGCAATTCTTTGCACAGTGTCGGTGTGCTAGTTTTAACCCGATActgacattttaaattaattaagcaAAATGTCACGTGAACTAAATTGGAATAAAATCAAGCTGTTGAAACCATGCAATAATTCGTACATGCAAGACCGAACAAAAGATAAAATCCGTGCCTCATTCTGGACAAAAAGTATGTTTTTGGATAAAGCTGTTCGTATTCCAATAGATCTTTTCTTTTcaagatgtacatgtatacgCTTTTGAATATCATTCGCATGGAACTAGCACGTGGAGGAAATGTGGAGAACGCTGTTAGCATGCAGCAGAAATGTATGGAGTGTACATCAACTATCacaccggggatgaacaacttttgtcacgtgaccacaaaagtcaacgcagGTTGTTGAATTTCATCAGGAATCCCGCTCCGTCaggtaattttcatctttttatagagaatatgttaaaatttctggacaatacaaagcttatgacatgcttcataccttttcgcatattaagacgcattgcacttgtttcgaagctttgcagtttttaagaacacttcgacacaaactttagattttcgatgcaaacgcagtttgattttatatttttttactttccattcacgaataaatcatatttctagaaaaatgagagcacacgatgcttaatttttgatgatttattgtatttgcgatataagttgttgttgttatatttaatttgggcagttcttgctatttcaaaaatttacaaacgcgggttggttgagcaaacgcagtttgctgaagctggattatggcaaacgcaggttggttaagattacggaatccggatagtgacaTCTATATtcttgcccttctttcatcaagggcgacacacgacacacgaagcgatacacgatattttgcgcgacagtcgcggcgacgcgcgatattttattattcaaatatcgcccatattatccgaatttcgtgtaacgcggtctaatttcagaccgcgacacacgacacacgaagcgatactcgatatgtactgttcaaatcaaatcatcatcaacatcttcatcatcatcatctccatcttcatcgccattatcatcataaaataaatcgCGATTCGGAGCGGAGTATTGTAAAATGAAGATCTCAaaagaattgaaaaataatttgtcggaatgttatttttctcatgctgttttgttagttgtccaaatatatttaatattaaatattatcttaatattaagatttggtagttaaagaatgcaatttgaatgaacacaattgtatgcatatgttttgctcAGCTGTGAAGATTGAGGGAACAATTTATAGAAGAACTGTGAGAATCATCTCTACAGTGTTGCTACTGTTCCGCAATTCATAATACTATATTTTCGGCACACGAGCATTTTACTaaaatgttgaaagttaataaaaacaaaatatacggTGTTTGGGAAAACGTATTGAACACCTGAATGTTGAGACACTTTACGACAATGGGCTCGAGTTACAGGTTGTAGCACGGCGTCTCCGTTAGCAACGTACcagtataaatttaatataatagcaaaattgaactgagcctcgctctgtgaaaagggggttgaaagcatgtgcgttaagtgttgtcccatattagcatttgcagtccgcacaggctaatcaggtacgccactttccgtctaaactgggcgttcttctaagaagagacttctgaAACGAAAAGAATCATACAAGCGGCacgagtcgtccctgataagcctgtgcggactacacaggctaatctgagacaacactttacacacatgcattaaacccatttttcgcAGAGCGACGCCCAATTTTCCGAGTCTAAAAAGTTTCAGAATATTAAAACCCATTCTTAATATTAATTAGCACATTCATATATTGTCAGCCTGATTAAAATTACTGAGAGCAACACCACTCATtcgaataaaaaatctgtacccGCTTCGTCCAGATAAACTTACTTGCTTGTTTGTTTTAACCTAACCATGATAAAAAGAGACATACCTACTTATTACaatatatgaacataatttaattcCATCCGCATCATCAGATGAGGATAAATATAACAACCAATGTTATCTTATTTCTCTTAATgaataaattgaaaacacaaataatgttgCCCATTTgtaaaaccaaaaataaaatcaGAATAATAACACGCCAAATCAATGTTTCGAAAGCACTGTTATGCAATTAGAAAACACAAACGAGCAATAAAACCAATCGAAGCATTTGAAATTGACATTCGgattatgaatgcagtaaaaatagcccctttttgtctcccctgattttttgaaaacgcgacagtcgacaggcgatatgaTTATAGCGAAacttgaacagtacaaatatcgcgtgtcgccgcgactgtcgcgcaaaatatcgtgcgtcgcttcgtgtttcgtgcgtggtcctttgaacgcgagacacgacacacgaagcgatacacgatattttgcgggacagtcgcggcgacgcacgatattttgcgcgacagtcgcggcgacgcacgatatatttaacacgatatatcgccttttgggctacctacacaagggcgatatttcctGGTACATTCTCGCTCGTCGCtccgtgtatcgcgcaaaatatcgtgcgtcgccgcgactgtcgcgcaaaatatcgtgtatcgcttcgtgtgtcccccttgatgaaagaagggcaagattatagatggcactatccggattccgtaaaaGATAGTGGTATACGCCGGTTGATTGAATATTGAATaccattttgtttcaattttgaatGTTGTACTTATTCCTATGATATCATTTTCCTTTTCAGAATGACACGAAAAAAGTCTCACCTCGGGCGGACCAAACGAAGGACTGGATTGCATCACACTTCTGAATTCCTACCGCCAACAACCTCGCCTTTTCGAACAGCAATGAAACGAAAATTAACACCAATGAAGTCTCCAATTCAGCAACCCTTTCGATCTCCTTTGTATAAAGCAAAACGAAAATCGCACCGAGAACTATTTAAAGACAATGATAATCGCGATACTAACTGGGTTATTGATATGAACTCTCAAATTCAAAGTGACAACGCGCCAAATCCaatgaatgatatttttgacaaagaGGAGAACAACAATAAGTGCAGTGCAACACAAACACAGAATGTTACCGTTGAAAATTGCACACAAACGGAAAATGATTATGCATCAAATATACTTACCAACCCTAATATAGCAAATAACATCGCAAAAGAATTAAAGGAAATGGTGGACGTTGTTGTTGAAAAGTTATCATTACATTCAAAACTTCATTTAACACTGTTAACTTTCTTCAAACTGATTGTGATGGATTTATTTCCACTTGATAATATTGCTTTACTGTTGTGGTCCGATGTAGTGCGATGGTTTGATACATCAAATACAACACATATGCGATACAGTGAGGACACAAAACTGTTTTGGAAAATAGGGTGGCGTTTGTTTGGTTGTCGATTTGTAAATTTTATGGCTGGATTCAAAAACCAGTCTGAATATTCGCTGGGTATTTCTGAGATAAGTCAATATAGTCCAAAAACTTCAAAGATAAACTTTGCTGTTCCAGATATCAAAGTGCTTCGTTCTTTTGATCGTTTTAAGTGTGACAGCCAACGTGACCCTGGGATTTACGATGATGTAATTTCATTGCTCGAACAGAATGCAGGTCACATGTCATTTTGTCTTACATTCGATGGCAAAAAACTCAAACAAGGTTTAACACAACAATTTGGCGACGTTGATCTAATTGGATTTGAAAACGGACCAACACTAATGGAAAAAAGATCAATTTTGCAGCAGACTACTGAAGACTTAAGTGTATTATCCTCACAAATCCGGAGTCAATTTGACAAGAAAGTTCCTTTAAAAAGGTTGCCAGATGAGCTGAAAGCACAACTCAAGCATTTTCTCTTGAATATGCTTAAAACTGTGTCAACAGGAAAACATGAGATGgagcaaataaaaaggaaaaaagagTATGCCAAAGATAAGTTAATGGAACGAAGTGATGAAACTAACTGGAGAAATGGGAAGTTTGGTTATGCGATAAGTGCCATTATTGCATACATCTATGACATTGACACGTTTGTTGGGAAATCTGAGAAAGTTATTCGAGAAATATGCGTGTGTGTGGCTTCACTCAATGGAAAATTGTTTGTGGATGATAGGAACGTTAGCTTAGAAAACAACAGTGCATTTTATGCTATTGATGAACTTCAAAATGTGGACGAAAACTACAGTACAAGATTAATCAAGCAGAGAACTGAAAGGTGGTTTGAATTGCGTGCATCAGCCAAGATTACCGGCAGCACACTGTACAAAGGGCTTGGGTTTGATGGTCTGAAAAATCAGAAAGACTATTTTGAAGGTCAGTTCTGTGGCGTCCCCAGCAAAACACCATCTGAATACATAGCTAATGCAATGAAGCATGGTCAAGATAATGAAATCAATGCCGTAGCAACACTTGTTGGCAAGATTTTGCCTGTCGTTTTGCCTGATTTAGTTTACTGTGAAGAAGGCTGTGTCGTGGTGCATGACGAATGTCTAAACCCATTTTTAGTTGTTTCACCAGACGGAAGTCTGCGACGAGACGTATCGATGAAAAGTTCAGAATATGCAGTCGAAATAAAATGCCCAATACGTGACGTACATTATGAGTTGCCAGAAAGATACCTGCTGCAATGTTTATCTGAAATTGAGGCACTTGATGTCGGAAAACTTATATACTTGTCCTGGACCGACACATTTACCTCTGTCTTTATCGTTGACAGGAATAAATCTTTGTTTGCTAAGGCGATGCAGCTCGCAAATTCATTATTTGGTGGTTCCAAGATAGAGATGCCAACTAGGTTGCCGGATCAAATAAAACTTCTCAAAGAAGAAATGCATACATGTTGCAAGACAATACCATTGATTGGACTCTTTCCATCTGCAGTTGTTGGAAACCCTAAAACATGCTCTGACCAAGAAAGAACTGTATATGATATGACTTGCCTTTTAGAATCAGTACAAGACTTTCACGCCAGAAGATATGAACTTAAAAGAGAAAAGGCATCAGAAtcgattgtgtttatttgttctgACCTAAATAGAAGTTGGGATAAAAACACAAGGTATAATGTTCCAGTTGCGTGGTTAACAAAGGGTTACAGTCTCGACACACAGACAATGAGACAAATATCAGAGGGAGTACATATGAAGTGTCATGCAGCTGGTATACACATTCCATGTCAATCCTTTGATGGCCAGTGGCACAATATTGTTACTAGAACAATCGACAATAAGCCTCTGACAATACTTCAACTCCAGAAAGATGTATGGCGAGAAGTTGAGCAAATGCGAAAACAGACAATAATCAATAAGTTTCGAGAAATCAATACCTGTCCAACTTGGTTTGTCGCACAAAATGACAAGTTCAAACGAATAATTGTGAGCAATTACATAACGGATGTGCCAAAAATAAAACTTGAAAGAAACAAACCTTCAACAAAAGAAAATACAATAGGAGGGACACACGAAATTCGAGAAGATTCAAATGCATGTATTGATGTTAGAGATAACTCGGACATACAAACAAACTCAACGGAAGAAGACGTAGTAGAGAATGAAATGTTGACAACTCCATATAGTGTCACCGACAAAGATGCACGTTGCTTACTTGCTTTATTAAAGTCAGACAAAGCAAGCAACAACAAAGGTCAATGGGATGACAAAGAAGAAGATCACATTAAAGAAAGTATGTCTATGTCAATGAAACTTAAATGCATGCGAGATGTAGAGCTTAAAGTTCTTGTAAGGTACTTTAGAAAGACGCGAAACTTGACACTGAACGAAACGGCAACTAAAACTCGAAAATTAGAAGAACTTTCAGGAATGCTTGGACTATCAAAGCCTGAAACGGAAAAAGGATCTTCGAAAAGGTCTTCGAAAAAACAGTATCACACCAAATCATTGCGTGATTTAGCAGTCAAAGTACTAACAACTAAAGTTTCAAAGCAAGCATTAAACTGTGCTTACGCAGAGATCATTTGGAACGATCAGTATATCAAGTGGAAATCTGAAGCTCCAGTTTTGGACAAAATTAGTATTAATGAGACTGGCATTTCTAGAGAATGGTTCTACCACCCAGAGTTCAGTACAGCCAGAAATCAGCTGGAAGTGAAGTGTATCGATGCCACACATTTGCTTACACGAACAAGAAGGAAATGTTGTAAAGGTGGTCTTGATGGGTTAAGCAATAGTGCTTGGAAAAGAGTTGCAAGAACGGGGAAAACATTGCTGACTCCAATCATGGTGGATGACATTACAGATCCTATGTCATCTGCGATGGCTGCAACCCACTTCTCAGACAAAGTTGAATCAGAAATGCGTCAAATGGGGGAGATCGAATCAGCAGATTTATGCAGAGACATTCGAATGTGGTGGGAGGCAGAGGACTGTTCGGGAATCCCGGCGCTTGAAAGGTTCAGAATGAGAGAGAGTCTTCGAAAACGTCTCTTGTCTCATGTTGAGTTCTGCAAATTTCCACCACCAACAATGAACGTTGCAGGATGGCCAATACAGCTCTGGGAGGCACTACTGTCACATATCGATGCCAAAACCATGCTGTACGAACTTTGCCATGGAGGCTGTTACAACGTTAGAGCGTTTAGTAGTCTAATTGGAGAAACATTTTTCTCTGAACTTGTTCTCCATGACAAGACCGGATGCGGCACTGTTTCTGCTGCCGAGTTTGGACGTTTCATTGGAACAGCAACAGAGCAGCTGCATATGCGTCAAGACCCAGACAGGTAagtttatatttgaaaacatttaatgACTAGATAAGTATGTGTATGTGGTTTcttaccagtacatctctagttgggttgGAAATACTATTGCCATTTTTGAAATTTCGATTGCCCCGGCCAGGGATCGAACCGGGACCAGACCACTGAATTCGTAGACCAttgtgttaccactcgactaccgtACCACCATTCTATATAATAATTTACCAAATAAGTAGgtaattgttacaatcaataatcaGGTATTTGAAGAATATCGTTTACATTGCATACCAAAATATATAGGTATGATATAATTCAAACCGATTGTGTTCACATTGGCTTTCAGAAAATAATCTAAATCAAATTTTATGATTTCAGGAAGTTTTTTTACCGTACTAGTCGCTCCCATGTGTATGGCTTGACTGGATCAACTGAGAGCAGCACTGCACAGCCGACCAACAGTGACGGATGCAATACGCAACAGCAGAATGACATCATTCGAAAAATAAGATTAAAGTAAGCCAAGATCctgtgatttaaaattatttaaaaatgttttaggtTTAGAGATGTCTACAACAAAAGTCTTTTTAAAATGAATCATTATTTAATTGCCAGGAGAcagtcaacatttattttattttaaaggtatGCTTTGTACACTGAGGCACGTGCTCAGAAAATGCATTGTAATGAAGAGGATTATATGTGTCTAATGCAGATGTTTCCTAAAATGTGAAATTCGttatataaacttatcaatacgTAATATTCAACAGGATTAATTTGCATCTGTCGTCAAAAAGGTTAATTGCCAAGTTGAAGAAGATCAATTTCATGTATTCACTAAGAGTCTAGGACACGGGTTCGAACCGTCGACGAGTACAGGGGTCATAATTGCCTGAAAATGATACTCAGTACTGTTAATAATTCATGATTCGACATAAAATGTGATTACATTTTATTGTCTTTGCTTCGGATGATGTCAAGCTGAAAAACTCGCTCTCAGTAAATAAGATGGtaaatgttgtaaaataaatagttttcgaTAACAAATATCATGTTTCAGGGACCACGAATTTGACATTCCAAAACGGAAGGAACCTAAACGAAAATTTGACACCGTGTCAACAAGCAGAAACGCTCTCCAGAAGGGAACGTTGGGTGTCCGATGGGAGAGGGCAAGACGAAATGACAGCAAAATGCTTCTAACATCAAAAATGGGAATTGACATTGACCCGTAAAAGGAAATCATAATATCATACGACAGTTTGTAGTTCTTTAAAAGACAGCTGTCATTTTTGATATTCGTTAACCAACGTTACCTATATTGATTCCGTGTAATGCTACTGaatttgattttgtgttgctctttctatgtttatgcattgaGGAGCTACCAATATTGGGGCCGTATAATATGCTGCCTATATTGACGCTGTGGGATGCTTCATTTAACGAGGCCTACCGGTATATTcaacctttttgggggatttgaaacaacaacagacatattggatctaactttattttgtttgctgttatttgtttcaagttttaaaattacagtttctaaaaaatgccatgtatcttgtatcttgttaattaaaaaaaaggtatctTTCTTTTAGTtgcataatgataaataatgtggACCTATAAGGAGAGAGGTATCATGAAGCAAATAAAACAATCGATTCCTCTTATTCTGCAAGACATAGTTTTCATTTTAGGTGTATACCATTATCTTTTGAtccgaaactttaaatataataataactattgacCTTTACATGGGCGCCTTGCAAATCACTAGTGTCTtcatattggtcatacaatataatgtctttatgtgtaacgtgAGAATCCTGACAATCTTACAATATGATTGTTGgagataatacttaaaataaagctGAAGGCATACTACATCCATGACAAAGTACACTTCACCGAGATAAGTCTAACTATACtgtgaaaaacattgaaaaacccAGCGGTTGAACGCAAACAAGATCAGTGTCTTTAACAACAAAACGAACCAAACATATgcagattaattgttttattgctgcaAAGAATATCCCGTATCGCAATAATAGCTTATACGCAAAACATTAAACTGGCCTATGTGCAACTTGAGAAGGAATTACagatttacatgtaattgttgacaattcgcacaatgattccaatgagacaaaaagctaactcaccaaaaatatattttaatcatattgattcGAAATAGATAAACAAAAATCGCAGATTacaaatgagtctcgctctgtgaaaagggggtttaatgcatgtgcgtaaggtgtcgtcacatattagcctgtgcattccgtacaggctaattagggacaaaccTTTCcgataaactcgatttttgctcagaagagactttcttttaacaaaacatatcataaaagcggaaagtgccgtccctgattagcctatgtggactgcactttacgcacatgcattaaacccccttttcacagagcgcggctcaaatgtatatTCCAGCGGATAtggtgagatcaacaataatcacagataatcaacatagattacaatgattttgaaaagatcaacaataatcacagataatcaacataaattacaatgatttcgaaaagatcaacaataatcacagataatcaacataaattacaatgattttgaaaagatcaacaataatcactggttatataaatcacaattaatcggttgagatcaacaataatcacagataatcaacataaatcacaatgattttgataagatcaacaataatcacagataatataaatcactattaataggttaagataaaaaattcacagataatcaacataaattacaattattttgataagatcaacaataatcacagataatcaatataaatcacaattcatGGGCTGATATCAACAGTAATCACAGATGAgcaataatgaacacaataatttgtatgagatcaaccattatcataatcattttaaattagaatgataaatattacaacaataatcttattaaaaacaggaatatcaaacaaaacaacacaagataaacgatatgaaacacaa contains:
- the LOC127853201 gene encoding uncharacterized protein LOC127853201 — protein: MLGLSKPETEKGSSKRSSKKQYHTKSLRDLAVKVLTTKVSKQALNCAYAEIIWNDQYIKWKSEAPVLDKISINETGISREWFYHPEFSTARNQLEVKCIDATHLLTRTRRKCCKGGLDGLSNSAWKRVARTGKTLLTPIMVDDITDPMSSAMAATHFSDKVESEMRQMGEIESADLCRDIRMWWEAEDCSGIPALERFRMRESLRKRLLSHVEFCKFPPPTMNVAGWPIQLWEALLSHIDAKTMLYELCHGGCYNVRAFSSLIGETFFSELVLHDKTGCGTVSAAEFGRFIGTATEQLHMRQDPDRKFFYRTSRSHVYGLTGSTESSTAQPTNSDGCNTQQQNDIIRKIRLKDHEFDIPKRKEPKRKFDTVSTSRNALQKGTLGVRWERARRNDSKMLLTSKMGIDIDP